Proteins from a single region of Anthonomus grandis grandis chromosome 18, icAntGran1.3, whole genome shotgun sequence:
- the LOC126746866 gene encoding ribosomal oxygenase 1: protein MDFPVSAFSIYKSQTKKKHKASPQNESKQPPLKKKKQVVLKNTKKPIIGISSKKKKNKPKALTSPSSNGYVSSEEEIPTLVPIIDIPEVHAPMITNNEKKTLKVKKKSVKSKDIKPFNPVTQGLALFKWMLDPVTPADFFKIYWEQKVLHVNRSKQEYFKDVFSTKKLDSILREFPLHYTRNIDVVVYKDGKKEVMEEEGRALPSKLWYYYETGCSIRVLNPQTYDQDVHSVISSLQEYFGTMVGANVYLTPPDSQGFAPHFDDIEAFIIQLEGSKYWKLYKPKDEDVLARDSSQNFNAKDLGPPFMEVKLNAGDVLYFPRGTIHEGHTKEEHSLHITVSVYQHTAYADLLEHALPAALKRAARENIDFRKGLPLNYLKHLGVVNKSEKSAKRELIVKQVKSLMGKLVDYLDVDGAADQLGRKFMHDAMPPLYSKEEAENSSKFDGDFMEMGKVYNRVEISTETKVRLLRYYALRVVQEADTSKLYFCTDNAKTYHGEEEQWMEIDDMLIPGVEMLQKSYPDFIVVDNLPIDDEAEKLSLVYSLWEHGMIVTDGPLEPFPFD from the exons atGGACTTCCCAGTCTCCGCTTTTTCCATCTACAAAAGTCAAACCAAGAAAAAACACAAGGCTTCGCCACAAAACGAATCCAAGCAGCCTCCACTCAAGAAGAAAAAACAGGTTgtcttaaaaaatacaaagaaaccAATAATTGGTATAtcttctaaaaaaaagaaaaataaaccaaaagCTCTCACTAGCCCTAGCAGTAACGGATATGTGAGCTCTGAGGAAGAAATACCTACATTAGTTCCCATTATTGATATACCTGAAGTACATGCACCAATGATCACAAACAATgagaaaaaaaccttaaaagtcAAAAAGAAATCGGTGAAATCAAAAGATATTAAACCTTTCAATCCTGTAACGCAAGGCTTAGCATTATTCAAATGGATGCTAGACCCTGTAACACCAGcagacttttttaaaatctactGGGAACAAAAAGTACTGCACGTTAACAGATCCAAACAAGAATACTTCAAAGATGTTTTTAGCACCAAAAAACTTGATTCTATATTAAGAGAATTTCCGTTACATTACACTAGAAATATAGATGTTGTTGTATATAAAGATGGCAAAAAAGAAGTTATGGAAGAAGAGGGTCGAGCCTTACCATCGAAACTCTGGTATTATTATGAAACTGGGTGCAGCATAAGGGTCTTGAACCCTCAAACTTATGACCAAGATGTCCATTCAGTTATATCAAGTCTACAGGAGTATTTTGGCACAATGGTGGGTGCAAATGTCTACCTGACACCTCCTGATAGTCAAGGGTTTGCCCCACATTTTGATGATATTGAGGCATTTATTATTCAGCTGGAGGGTAGCAAATATTGGAAACTGTATAAGCCCAA AGATGAAGATGTCTTAGCGAGAGACTCAAGCCAAAATTTCAATGCCAAAGACTTGGGTCCACCATTTATGGAGGTGAAACTAAATGCCGGAGATGTTCTTTATTTTCCTAGAGGAACTATTCATGAAG GACACACCAAAGAAGAACATTCTTTGCATATTACCGTGTCAGTATACCAGCACACAGCTTATGCTGATTTGTTAGAGCATGCCCTTCCAGCAGCCCTAAAAAGGGCCGCCCgggaaaatattgattttagaaaGGGACTACCGTTAAACTACTTAAAACATTTGGGGGTGGTGAATAAATCGGAGAAGTCAGCTAAAAGAGAATTAATTGTTAAACAGGTCAAATCACTTATGGGCAAATTGGTGGATTACCTGGATGTTGATGGCGCAGCGGACCAGTTAGGGCGGAAATTTATGCACGATGCCATGCCCCCTTTGTATAGCAAGGAAGAAGCGGAGAATTCGTCCAAGTTTGATGGGGATTTTATGGAAATGGGAAAGGTCTATAACAg AGTTGAGATCTCCACTGAGACTAAAGTGAGGCTGCTGAGGTATTATGCTTTAAGGGTGGTCCAAGAGGCAGATACATCAAAGTTATACTTTTGCACTGATAATGCTAAAACTtatcatggagaagaagagcaaTGGATGGAAATCGATGATATGTTGATCCCAGGGGTCGAGATGCTTCAGAAAAGCTATCCAGActttattg TGGTTGATAATTTGCCTATTGACGACGAAGCAGAGAAACTCTCTTTGGTGTATTCATTATGGGAACATGGCATGATAGTAACAGACGGTCCGCTGGAGCCGTTCCCTTTTGACTAA
- the LOC126746874 gene encoding uncharacterized protein LOC126746874 isoform X2 yields the protein MDVDKLISLVLENKSLWDMKDKSYHNRDQSRQKWEKIAQEMNTSQTVKNKWRGLRDTYRKEFKKCTETRSGQEGGRGKESTWPYYTAMLFLKDQFAPRIMQSSIPEPEADGELENDVGEFDDSSEDDLDDESQLSAIASSNSKTEKNFRSQSQRVAPDNPDITPQTKRAKIAKSSAFSKLLEIEQKKLEEFKKKNAPVTKKVDQEDADYHFLMSLLPYLKNVPEERKMIVRNKLQQVFCDEQYFQQQKSCGNTYPSSHYSYYNKSSEPMHNTRPTSSCSLLTTPSGPSSVETAEHDNINTYTDLATFFSSHNPGP from the exons ATGGACGtggataaattaattagtttagttcttgaaaacaaaagtttatgggACATGAAGGACAAAAGTTACCATAATAGAGATCAATCTCGACAAAAATGGGAAAAGATTGCACAGGAAATGAATACAAGTC aAACTGTCAAAAATAAGTGGCGTGGTCTAAGAGACACCTATcgcaaagaatttaaaaaatgcacagAAACTCGATCGGGCCAAGAAGGGGGCAGAGGAAAAGAATCGACATGGCCGTATTATACAGCTATGCTGTTTCTGAAAGATCAATTCGCCCCTAGAATTATGCAAAGTAGTATTCCAGAACCCGAGGCTGACGGAGAGCTTGAAAACGATGTTGGAGAATTCGATGATAGCAGTGAAGATGACTTGGATGATGAGTCACAGTTGAGCGCAATTGCATCAAGTAATTCCAAAACAGAGAAAAACTTTCGGTCACAATCACAGCGTGTAGCCCCCGACAATCCCGACATAACTCCTCAGACTAAACGTGCCAAAATTGCAAAGTCAAGTGCTTTTTCCAAGCTTCTGGAAATTGAACAGAAAAAGTTGgaggaatttaaaaagaaaaacgctCCGGTTACCAAGAAAGTAGACCAAGAAGATGCTGATTATCATTTTTTGATGAGCTTGTTGCCATACCTTAAAAATGTGCCAGAAGAGAGGAAAATGATCGTGAGAAATAAGCTGCAGCAAGTATTTTGCGATGAGCAATATTttcaacaacaaaaaagctGTGGAAACACCTATCCATCTTCACACTATTCATATTACAATAAATCTTCAGAGCCAATGCATAACACTAGGCCGACTTCTTCATGTTCCCTCCTGACCACCCCTTCTGGACCTAGCAGTGTAGAAACCGCAGAGCATGACAATATTAATACCTACACAGACTTAGCAACATTTTTTTCCTCACATAACCCTGGACCGTAA
- the LOC126746874 gene encoding uncharacterized protein LOC126746874 isoform X1, whose amino-acid sequence MDVDKLISLVLENKSLWDMKDKSYHNRDQSRQKWEKIAQEMNTSLETVKNKWRGLRDTYRKEFKKCTETRSGQEGGRGKESTWPYYTAMLFLKDQFAPRIMQSSIPEPEADGELENDVGEFDDSSEDDLDDESQLSAIASSNSKTEKNFRSQSQRVAPDNPDITPQTKRAKIAKSSAFSKLLEIEQKKLEEFKKKNAPVTKKVDQEDADYHFLMSLLPYLKNVPEERKMIVRNKLQQVFCDEQYFQQQKSCGNTYPSSHYSYYNKSSEPMHNTRPTSSCSLLTTPSGPSSVETAEHDNINTYTDLATFFSSHNPGP is encoded by the exons ATGGACGtggataaattaattagtttagttcttgaaaacaaaagtttatgggACATGAAGGACAAAAGTTACCATAATAGAGATCAATCTCGACAAAAATGGGAAAAGATTGCACAGGAAATGAATACAAGTC tagaAACTGTCAAAAATAAGTGGCGTGGTCTAAGAGACACCTATcgcaaagaatttaaaaaatgcacagAAACTCGATCGGGCCAAGAAGGGGGCAGAGGAAAAGAATCGACATGGCCGTATTATACAGCTATGCTGTTTCTGAAAGATCAATTCGCCCCTAGAATTATGCAAAGTAGTATTCCAGAACCCGAGGCTGACGGAGAGCTTGAAAACGATGTTGGAGAATTCGATGATAGCAGTGAAGATGACTTGGATGATGAGTCACAGTTGAGCGCAATTGCATCAAGTAATTCCAAAACAGAGAAAAACTTTCGGTCACAATCACAGCGTGTAGCCCCCGACAATCCCGACATAACTCCTCAGACTAAACGTGCCAAAATTGCAAAGTCAAGTGCTTTTTCCAAGCTTCTGGAAATTGAACAGAAAAAGTTGgaggaatttaaaaagaaaaacgctCCGGTTACCAAGAAAGTAGACCAAGAAGATGCTGATTATCATTTTTTGATGAGCTTGTTGCCATACCTTAAAAATGTGCCAGAAGAGAGGAAAATGATCGTGAGAAATAAGCTGCAGCAAGTATTTTGCGATGAGCAATATTttcaacaacaaaaaagctGTGGAAACACCTATCCATCTTCACACTATTCATATTACAATAAATCTTCAGAGCCAATGCATAACACTAGGCCGACTTCTTCATGTTCCCTCCTGACCACCCCTTCTGGACCTAGCAGTGTAGAAACCGCAGAGCATGACAATATTAATACCTACACAGACTTAGCAACATTTTTTTCCTCACATAACCCTGGACCGTAA
- the LOC126746870 gene encoding uncharacterized protein LOC126746870 has translation MDDVDDYLFLESPLLKMLLMNERTICINEMFASRNINGEFHTLFEELLRQPEKFFEYFRMSIQTFNYILEGIEESITKQSNFRECISARERLALTLRYLSTGMSFRALSFSYRISHSAIRLIVYETCLSIWNSFREKHMPMPTTEHLKAIAKDFFTKWNFPNCVGCIDGKHIRIKCPQNSGSLYYNYKQYFSIVLQGISDASYRFVTVDVGAYGKQSDGGIFSLSNVYKHLEQNTFNIPDNDYIPSTKIMAPFVLLGDDAYPLKSYLLKPYSKQNLSREERIFNYRLSRARRCIECAFGILVSKWRFLKTELQMYPEKVDILVKSATLLHNVIIDMEGVPVLTQEQHGLNKKTSVSRRYNRYGATAAQVRDIYKNYFWSPAGAVQFQYNIFN, from the exons ATGGATGACGTGGACGATTATCTGTTTTTAGAAAGTCCtttgttaaaaatgttattaatgaaTGAAAGGACTATATGTATAAACGAAATGTTTGCTTCAAGGAATATTAATGGTGAATTTCACACCCTATTTGAAGAACTTTTACGCCAACCAGAAAAATTTTTCGAATACTTTAGAATGTCAATACAAACTTTCAACTATATCCTAGAGGGGATCGAAGAAAGTATAACTAAGCAATCAAACTTTCGAGAATGCATATCAGCTAGAGAAAGATTGGCCCTAACTTTGAG gtatctATCTACGGGGATGTCTTTTAGGGCACTCAGTTTTTCATATAGAATTTCCCATAGTGCAATACGATTAATTGTTTATGAAACATGTCTATCAATATGGAATAGCTTTCGGGAAAAACACATGCCTATGCCTACTACAGAACATTTAAAAGCTATAGCAAAAGACTTTTTCACAAAATGGAATTTTCCTAACTGCGTTGGCTGCATTGACGGAAAACATATCAGAATTAAATGCCCACAAAATTCAGGAtcgttatattataattacaaacagTATTTTTCAATAGTGTTACAAGGAATATCGGATGCCAGTTATAGATTTGTGACTGTAGATGTGGGAGCTTACGGAAAGCAAAGCGATGGAGGCATATTTTCGCTTTCGAACGTTTATAAACATTTAGAGCAAAATACGTTTAATATCCCAGATAACGACTATATACCATCAACAAAAATTATGGCGCCCTTTGTACTATTAGGTGACGACGCTTATCCGTTGAAGTCGTATTTGTTAAAACCATATTCAAAACAGAATCTTTCCCGTGAAGAACGGATATTCAACTACAGATTGTCTAGAGCTCGGCGCTGTATTGAATGTGCGTTTGGGATATTAGTTAGTAAAtggagatttttaaaaacagaactTCAGATGTATCCTGAAAAAGTTGACATTCTAGTGAAAAGTGCAACCTTATTGCATAATGTAATTATCGACATGGAAGGAGTCCCAGTACTGACACAAGAACAACATGGTCTCAATAAAAAGACATCTGTTTCAAGGCGATACAATCGCTACGGGGCAACAGCGGCTCAAGTAAgagacatttataaaaattacttttggaGCCCAGCAGGGGCGGTGCAGTTTcagtataacatttttaattaa